The proteins below are encoded in one region of Phaseolus vulgaris cultivar G19833 chromosome 1, P. vulgaris v2.0, whole genome shotgun sequence:
- the LOC137813463 gene encoding TOM1-like protein 4 isoform X1, which produces MANNASACAERATSDMLIGPDWAINIELCDIINMDPGQAKDAIKILKKQLSSKNPKIQLLALFALETLSKNCGDSVFQQIIERDILRDMVKIVKKKPDLSVREKILTLIDTWQEAFGGPNGRYPQYHAAYNELKSAGVEFPPREENSVPFFTPPQTQSVAHIAAEEYAAAAIQSEASGLSLPEIQNAQGLADVLSEILNALDPKSPEVVVKQEVIVDLVDQCRSYQKRVMLLVNETVDEQLLCQGLALNDSLQQVLNQHENIVKATPVTGTRGVETSSLPPVNVKNEEDDESEDDFAQLAHRSSRDTNTQRRKQVNEKVEAVRINRILPPPPAPKKPVSSDAGMIDYLSGDVYKIEESHELSEPTSYVEPFHSSSNNPASTTRTLSSSPPCSPSTSSPSLSKQPVSDETSVINKSSEILTPTPQETQSPGFLPQPPSMFYPRQQFSEQQGVSHPSFGSSSSNDNLLVQTQNLSLNSSTPIKQEKPEEVLFKDLLDFAKSKTSSPSKPSSRPF; this is translated from the exons GCAAGCAAAGGATGCAATAAAGATACTTAAGAAGCAATTGAGCAGTAAAAATCCCAAAATTCAACTTCTGGCTCTTTTT GCACTGGAAACCCTTAGTAAAAATTGTGGTGACAGTGTATTTCAACAGATCATTGAGCGGGATATCTTACGTGACATGGTTAAAATAGTGAAGAAGAAG CCTGATTTAAGTGTGAGGGAAAAGATATTGACTTTGATTGATACATGGCAAGAAGCTTTTGGTGGACCAAATGGAAGGTATCCCCAATACCATGCAGCATATAATGAATTAAAG TCTGCTGGTGTTGAATTTCCCCCACGAGAAGAGAATAGTGTTCCTTTCTTCACTCCTCCACAAACCCAGTCAGTTGCTCATATTGCTGCAGAAGAATATGCTGCTGCTGCTATTCAGTCTGAAGCATCTGGCCTTAG TTTGCCAGAGATTCAGAATGCTCAAGGACTAGCAGATGTATTGAGTGAAATTCTTAATGCCTTGGATCCTAAAAGTCCCGAGGTG GTTGTGAAGCAGGAGGTGATTGTTGACCTTGTTGACCAGTGTCGTTCTTACCAAAAGCGTGTCATGCTTCTTGTGAATGAGACTGT GGATGAGCAACTTTTATGTCAGGGGTTGGCACTGAATGACAGTCTTCAACAAGTTCTTAATCAACATGAGAACATTGTAAAAGCAACTCCTGTTACAGGCACAAGAGGAGTAGAAACATCAAGTCTGCCACCTGTAAATGTAAAGAATGAAGAGGACGACGAGTCAGAGGATGATTTTGCCCAACTAGCCCATAG GTCATCACGAGATACTAATACACAGAGACGGAAACAAGTCAATGAGAAGGTAGAAGCAGTGAGAATAAACCGAATTCTTCCCCCACCACCTGCACCAAAGAAACCAGTGTCCTCTGATGCTGGTATGATTGATTATCTCAGTGGTGATGTGTACAAAATAGAAGAATCCCATGAACTCTCTGAGCCAACATCTTATGTTGAACCCTTTCATTCCAGTTCCAATAATCCTGCCTCAACCACTAGAACACTGTCTTCATCTCCGCCTTGTTCCCCAAGTACCTCATCACCAAGTTTAAGCAAGCAGCCTGTGTCTGATGAAACATCTGTCATCAATAAATCCTCAGAAATCCTTACTCCAACTCCTCAGGAAACACAATCTCCTGGCTTCCTTCCACAACCCCCTTCAATGTTTTATCCGAGACAACAGTTTTCTGAGCAACAAGGTGTGTCTCATCCAAGTTTTGGGTCCAGTTCCTCAAATGACAACTTGTTGGTACAAACCCAGAATCTATCTCTGAATTCGTCTACTCCAATCAAACAAGAGAAGCCAGAAGAGGTCCTTTTTAAGGATCTACTTGACTTTGCAAAATCCAAAACCTCATCACCTTCTAAACCCAGCAGTAGGCCATTTTAa
- the LOC137813463 gene encoding TOM1-like protein 4 isoform X2, translated as MANNASACAERATSDMLIGPDWAINIELCDIINMDPGQAKDAIKILKKQLSSKNPKIQLLALFALETLSKNCGDSVFQQIIERDILRDMVKIVKKKPDLSVREKILTLIDTWQEAFGGPNGRYPQYHAAYNELKSAGVEFPPREENSVPFFTPPQTQSVAHIAAEEYAAAAIQSEASGLSLPEIQNAQGLADVLSEILNALDPKSPEVVKQEVIVDLVDQCRSYQKRVMLLVNETVDEQLLCQGLALNDSLQQVLNQHENIVKATPVTGTRGVETSSLPPVNVKNEEDDESEDDFAQLAHRSSRDTNTQRRKQVNEKVEAVRINRILPPPPAPKKPVSSDAGMIDYLSGDVYKIEESHELSEPTSYVEPFHSSSNNPASTTRTLSSSPPCSPSTSSPSLSKQPVSDETSVINKSSEILTPTPQETQSPGFLPQPPSMFYPRQQFSEQQGVSHPSFGSSSSNDNLLVQTQNLSLNSSTPIKQEKPEEVLFKDLLDFAKSKTSSPSKPSSRPF; from the exons GCAAGCAAAGGATGCAATAAAGATACTTAAGAAGCAATTGAGCAGTAAAAATCCCAAAATTCAACTTCTGGCTCTTTTT GCACTGGAAACCCTTAGTAAAAATTGTGGTGACAGTGTATTTCAACAGATCATTGAGCGGGATATCTTACGTGACATGGTTAAAATAGTGAAGAAGAAG CCTGATTTAAGTGTGAGGGAAAAGATATTGACTTTGATTGATACATGGCAAGAAGCTTTTGGTGGACCAAATGGAAGGTATCCCCAATACCATGCAGCATATAATGAATTAAAG TCTGCTGGTGTTGAATTTCCCCCACGAGAAGAGAATAGTGTTCCTTTCTTCACTCCTCCACAAACCCAGTCAGTTGCTCATATTGCTGCAGAAGAATATGCTGCTGCTGCTATTCAGTCTGAAGCATCTGGCCTTAG TTTGCCAGAGATTCAGAATGCTCAAGGACTAGCAGATGTATTGAGTGAAATTCTTAATGCCTTGGATCCTAAAAGTCCCGAG GTTGTGAAGCAGGAGGTGATTGTTGACCTTGTTGACCAGTGTCGTTCTTACCAAAAGCGTGTCATGCTTCTTGTGAATGAGACTGT GGATGAGCAACTTTTATGTCAGGGGTTGGCACTGAATGACAGTCTTCAACAAGTTCTTAATCAACATGAGAACATTGTAAAAGCAACTCCTGTTACAGGCACAAGAGGAGTAGAAACATCAAGTCTGCCACCTGTAAATGTAAAGAATGAAGAGGACGACGAGTCAGAGGATGATTTTGCCCAACTAGCCCATAG GTCATCACGAGATACTAATACACAGAGACGGAAACAAGTCAATGAGAAGGTAGAAGCAGTGAGAATAAACCGAATTCTTCCCCCACCACCTGCACCAAAGAAACCAGTGTCCTCTGATGCTGGTATGATTGATTATCTCAGTGGTGATGTGTACAAAATAGAAGAATCCCATGAACTCTCTGAGCCAACATCTTATGTTGAACCCTTTCATTCCAGTTCCAATAATCCTGCCTCAACCACTAGAACACTGTCTTCATCTCCGCCTTGTTCCCCAAGTACCTCATCACCAAGTTTAAGCAAGCAGCCTGTGTCTGATGAAACATCTGTCATCAATAAATCCTCAGAAATCCTTACTCCAACTCCTCAGGAAACACAATCTCCTGGCTTCCTTCCACAACCCCCTTCAATGTTTTATCCGAGACAACAGTTTTCTGAGCAACAAGGTGTGTCTCATCCAAGTTTTGGGTCCAGTTCCTCAAATGACAACTTGTTGGTACAAACCCAGAATCTATCTCTGAATTCGTCTACTCCAATCAAACAAGAGAAGCCAGAAGAGGTCCTTTTTAAGGATCTACTTGACTTTGCAAAATCCAAAACCTCATCACCTTCTAAACCCAGCAGTAGGCCATTTTAa